From one Anaerococcus prevotii DSM 20548 genomic stretch:
- a CDS encoding DNA-directed RNA polymerase subunit beta gives MAQFHEQMYGRTKRKSFSKFPQVLDLPNLLKVQKDSYEWFLKEGLGEILEDISPIEDYNGNLILEFIGYEFDEETKYSVKESKYKDATYARDLKVKARLINKETEEVKEQEVFMGDFPMMTDSATFVINGAERVIVSQLVRSPGVYYAEETDKSGDKMYSSTVIPNRGAWIEFDTDASHTVNVRLDRTRKLPATTLVRALLFETDEEIINAIGDTKHLRNTLEKENSETADEALIEIYRKLKPGDPASVESATNLINNLLFDDRRYDLAKVGRYKYNLKLALADRIEGLVSKDDVIDPETGEVFVSAGEIIDEETAKAIENAGIVTVDVIKKDEYEEDKTLRVVGNNFVDFNSFEELKDVDVTVDDFSEKVYFPVMKEIIEEANSPEEIKSLMERRKKELCPKHITKADILAIVNYQFNLFEGIGYVDDIDHLGNRRVRGVGELLQNQFRVGLARMERVVRERMTTQDPDLATPQGLINIKPVTAVIKEFFGSSQLSQFMDQTNPMSELTHKRRLSALGPGGLSRDRAGVEVRDVHDSHYGRICPIETPEGPNIGLITSLTTYARVNKYGFIETPYRLVKEGGYVTDEIDYLTADIEDNFIIAQANEPLDENDRFVNERVSGRGIKGENDIYPREKIQYMDVSPQQIVSVGASLIPFLENDDSTRALMGANMQRQAVPLIKTEAPIVATGIEHRAAKDSGVCVVSRSKGEVVYVGDDHIKVKRASDGEIEDYELLKFERANQGTTINQRPIVKRGDKVEANEILADGPSTDNGELALGKNILIAFTTWEGYNFEDAMLLNEELVMDDVLTSVHIEEHECEARETKLGAEEITKDIPNVGEDMKKDLDENGIIRIGAEVKSGDILVGKVSPKGETELSPEERLLRAIFGEKAREVRDTSLKVPHGESGIVVDVKEYNKKDGDELAPGVNKVIRVYVAAKRKIMVGDKMCGRHGNKGVVSRILPREDMPFLPDGTPLQICLNPLGIPSRMNLGQVLEVHMGLAARTMGWKIATPVFDGALDTEIEEVLEEAKKTAPYVNKTGKITLRDGRTGLPFQNPVTVGVMYMLKLHHMVEEKIHARSIGPYSLVTQQPLGGKAQFGGQRFGEMEVWALEAYGASHTLQEILTVKSDDVTGRVKTYESIVKGENIPEPGTPESFKVLVKELQSLALDVELLDEEGEVIELKENIDEQDRFSQVDKIDASKVKSLTRALNKDPETKTKVTSKAKSEDSDDENIEE, from the coding sequence ATGGCCCAATTCCATGAACAAATGTATGGAAGAACTAAGAGAAAGAGTTTTTCCAAATTTCCTCAAGTATTAGATTTACCAAATTTATTGAAAGTTCAAAAAGATTCTTACGAATGGTTCCTTAAGGAAGGTTTGGGAGAAATCCTAGAAGATATTTCTCCAATTGAAGACTATAATGGCAACCTAATTCTAGAATTTATCGGTTATGAATTTGATGAAGAAACAAAATATTCAGTAAAAGAATCCAAATACAAGGATGCGACCTACGCAAGAGATTTAAAGGTTAAGGCAAGACTTATAAATAAGGAAACAGAAGAAGTTAAAGAGCAAGAAGTCTTTATGGGAGACTTCCCAATGATGACAGATTCTGCTACCTTTGTTATAAATGGTGCCGAAAGAGTTATAGTAAGCCAGTTAGTTAGATCTCCTGGTGTTTATTATGCAGAAGAAACTGACAAGAGTGGGGATAAGATGTATTCTTCAACTGTCATCCCTAACCGTGGTGCGTGGATTGAGTTTGATACAGATGCAAGCCACACAGTAAATGTTAGACTTGATAGAACAAGAAAACTACCTGCAACAACTCTCGTTCGTGCGCTTTTATTCGAAACAGACGAAGAAATCATCAACGCTATCGGAGATACCAAACATTTGAGAAATACCCTAGAGAAGGAAAACTCAGAGACTGCAGATGAAGCTTTGATAGAAATTTATAGAAAATTAAAACCAGGGGACCCTGCAAGTGTTGAATCTGCAACAAACTTAATCAACAATCTCCTCTTCGATGATAGAAGATACGACCTTGCTAAGGTTGGTAGATACAAATACAACCTTAAGCTTGCCCTAGCAGACAGAATCGAAGGACTTGTATCTAAGGATGATGTTATAGATCCAGAAACTGGAGAAGTTTTCGTATCAGCAGGAGAAATTATCGACGAAGAAACAGCCAAAGCTATAGAAAATGCTGGTATTGTTACAGTTGATGTAATAAAAAAAGACGAATACGAAGAAGATAAGACCCTTAGGGTAGTTGGAAATAACTTTGTAGACTTTAACTCATTTGAAGAGCTAAAAGATGTCGATGTTACAGTTGATGACTTCAGTGAAAAAGTATACTTCCCAGTTATGAAAGAGATAATCGAAGAGGCAAATAGCCCAGAAGAAATCAAATCTCTAATGGAGAGAAGGAAGAAAGAGCTTTGCCCAAAACACATCACTAAGGCTGATATACTCGCTATAGTTAACTACCAATTCAACCTCTTTGAAGGAATTGGCTATGTAGACGATATCGACCACTTAGGTAATAGACGTGTTAGAGGAGTTGGAGAACTTCTACAAAACCAATTTAGAGTAGGGCTTGCTAGAATGGAAAGAGTTGTTCGTGAAAGAATGACAACCCAAGATCCTGACCTTGCAACTCCACAAGGCTTAATCAATATCAAGCCAGTAACAGCTGTAATCAAAGAATTCTTTGGTTCATCCCAACTTTCCCAATTCATGGACCAAACCAACCCAATGAGTGAGCTAACTCATAAGAGAAGATTATCTGCTCTTGGACCAGGTGGTTTGTCAAGAGATAGAGCTGGTGTTGAGGTCCGTGACGTGCACGATTCTCACTACGGAAGAATCTGTCCAATAGAGACTCCAGAAGGACCAAATATCGGACTAATCACTTCCCTTACAACATACGCAAGAGTAAACAAATATGGATTTATAGAAACTCCTTACAGACTTGTTAAGGAAGGTGGTTATGTAACTGATGAGATTGACTACCTAACAGCAGACATAGAAGATAACTTTATCATAGCCCAAGCCAACGAGCCACTTGATGAAAATGATAGATTCGTAAACGAAAGAGTATCAGGACGTGGTATTAAGGGTGAGAATGATATCTACCCAAGAGAGAAAATCCAATACATGGACGTTTCTCCTCAACAGATCGTATCTGTTGGAGCAAGCCTCATACCATTCCTTGAAAACGACGACTCAACCCGTGCCCTCATGGGTGCCAACATGCAACGTCAGGCAGTTCCACTTATTAAGACAGAAGCTCCAATAGTTGCGACAGGTATCGAGCACAGAGCAGCTAAGGATTCAGGTGTTTGTGTTGTATCTAGGTCAAAGGGTGAAGTTGTTTATGTCGGAGATGATCACATCAAGGTCAAAAGGGCTAGCGATGGAGAAATCGAAGACTACGAGTTACTCAAATTTGAAAGAGCCAACCAAGGAACAACCATCAACCAAAGACCAATTGTTAAAAGAGGAGATAAGGTTGAGGCTAACGAAATCCTTGCAGATGGACCATCTACAGACAATGGAGAGCTAGCCCTAGGTAAAAATATCCTCATAGCCTTTACAACATGGGAAGGATACAACTTCGAGGATGCTATGCTTCTTAATGAAGAGCTTGTAATGGACGATGTCCTTACCTCAGTTCACATAGAAGAGCATGAGTGTGAAGCGAGAGAAACTAAGCTTGGAGCAGAAGAGATCACCAAGGATATACCAAATGTCGGCGAAGATATGAAAAAAGATCTCGACGAAAATGGTATTATCAGAATCGGTGCAGAAGTTAAAAGCGGAGATATCCTTGTAGGTAAGGTATCACCAAAGGGAGAGACTGAACTATCTCCAGAAGAAAGACTTCTACGTGCAATCTTCGGTGAAAAAGCAAGAGAGGTACGTGATACTTCCCTTAAGGTTCCACACGGTGAAAGCGGAATAGTAGTTGATGTCAAAGAATACAACAAGAAAGATGGAGACGAACTTGCTCCAGGTGTAAACAAGGTAATAAGAGTATATGTCGCTGCCAAAAGAAAGATCATGGTGGGAGATAAGATGTGCGGTCGTCATGGTAACAAGGGTGTCGTTTCAAGGATTCTTCCAAGAGAAGATATGCCATTCTTACCAGACGGAACACCTCTACAAATCTGCCTAAACCCACTTGGTATCCCAAGCCGTATGAACCTTGGACAGGTACTTGAAGTCCACATGGGTCTTGCAGCAAGAACAATGGGCTGGAAGATTGCTACACCAGTATTTGATGGTGCACTTGATACAGAAATCGAAGAAGTCCTAGAAGAAGCTAAAAAGACAGCTCCATATGTAAATAAGACAGGAAAAATAACTCTTCGTGATGGTAGAACTGGTCTTCCATTCCAAAACCCAGTAACAGTTGGAGTAATGTATATGCTTAAGCTCCACCACATGGTAGAAGAGAAAATCCACGCAAGATCTATTGGACCTTACTCACTAGTAACCCAACAACCTCTTGGTGGTAAGGCACAATTCGGTGGACAAAGATTCGGAGAGATGGAAGTTTGGGCCCTAGAAGCCTACGGTGCAAGCCACACCCTCCAAGAAATCCTAACAGTTAAGTCAGATGACGTTACCGGAAGAGTTAAGACCTATGAATCAATCGTTAAGGGAGAAAATATTCCTGAACCAGGTACACCAGAATCCTTCAAGGTTCTTGTAAAGGAACTTCAATCCCTTGCCCTCGACGTAGAGCTACTCGATGAAGAAGGCGAAGTAATCGAACTTAAGGAGAATATCGACGAACAAGATAGATTTTCTCAAGTAGATAAGATCGATGCTTCTAAGGTTAAGAGTCTAACTAGAGCCCTAAACAAGGACCCAGAGACAAAGACTAAGGTTACAAGCAAGGCAAAAAGCGAAGATAGTGACGATGAGAATATAGAAGAATAG